DNA from Rosa rugosa chromosome 6, drRosRugo1.1, whole genome shotgun sequence:
AGTTATCACACACCACAACTGTCACATGTTCAACTTGGCAAATGGTTCAACAATACGATTTTGCAAATAAACAGAAATGGAAATGAAGCTACTGAAGGATGGCATGTAAACATTGCAGTGAGGATGAGACGGTCAGAATTTTACCAATATCAAAAACCAAAGATAGTTAGAGTCAGCATGAGCAGAACTACACTGTCATCATTCAACATCATTCCCAGTAATTTCGTCAATAGCAATTACAAACAGATCCTTTATTACACTTTCAATAACTTCAAATACAGATATCCACACCAGCACTTATCTAAGAACTGGAACTGGAACTAAAAGATTGATTGACAAAGGCCACACTGTAGTTCTGGGTGGTCTAGTACGCTCATGACAAACATTACATGAACCGAGCACTAATCATCTAAACCATAAACACTATAGCAGGTACATAAACCATTACCTAGGATAAACACCATGCTCAGGATGTGTTGTTTGGCACAAGAGAAGGTTTGTGCTGAGGTTTTTGCATATAACAAAACCACGAACCATACTTAAAAAGAGTACAGAACAGATTCCCAATTGCTTCCTTGTGGCAATTCAAATCTTGACATTTGAATTGAGTAACGCAAGAGTACCATCAACTACCCCGTAATACACCATATGttcataaaaacaaaagaatacgGATATACAAATCCCACTCTTAAGAACAGGGACTTGTGGATTCCCACCATTACAGAGTGAACCCTTTCCATATGCGGCTAATGCTGCTCATCTAAATAACTGATCCTCTCAAATATACCATGTGATAATATTCTACGGTTGATTGAGCAGCCAGCATCTATGCATGCATCTAGTGATATGTCATCGACTAATGTGCCTGTATTACAATTATGCCTAGCTAGCTGAAGCCAGGGTACTTTACATAAGCTGCATCACTTACTTAAGCTGGATCCTCAACTATTCAGAATAATACTCATTATGTAGTCCTAATTGGCTAGtatctctctctacaatctaAGTACTTTTTGCTAATGTCTATCTTTAATCAAAGATCAATTCAACCACAAAAAAAATTAGCAGCAGCTAGAATTCAATCCGTATTTCACAAGGAAAGATAACGGGCAGAGCAATTGACAAGCTACAATCATCTGTGACAGCAACTAAAACCCCTATATCCAATGTCCTGGCCAACAATAATACCAACACCCGCTACCAGAAGCTAAAGGATCCTATATACACAACCTATTCTTGGACCATGTACAAAACCAAATAATGTCCTAGCAAAACCAAACTAGCTCAAGTTTCATGCATATCAAAGCAGAGATCAAATTCAACAAATACCGCGCAAGAAACAATCAATGCACATAGAAAGTAACTTCATCAGATAAATCGAAATTCCCAAGAGTGCCGACAGTGATTCGAAAATAAGCTCTAAATAGTCTAACACTAAACAAAATCCTCCATACTGTCAAAACAGATCAGAACCAACTCAAAATGCAAAATCAGATGACCTAGGTGTTGGTAGCCCTGGTGTAAATCTGCTGGCTGGCGTGAGCTGAGACCATCCTGATGGATCCCCTAGCCATCAAGTCCTTGATTGCCCGCCTGGCCAGAGAGCCGTTGATCCTGAGACGATCGGAGAGAATGGACGGCGTGATCAGCTTGAACTTGGGAGCCTCGGAGAGCAGCTTGTCGTAAGTAGCCTGGTCGAAAAGCACCATGTTGTTGACCTTCTCCTTCTGCTTGCCTTTGctccacttcttcttcttctgctttccTCCGCCGGACTTGGCCGGCTTCGACGACGGCGGCGGTGCCTTCTCCTTCTTCGGTGCCTGAGATTCAAACCATTCAAACAAAACCGATTAGTGCGTTTGTCACAGAAGCATTAGCAGGAGAAGAGGAAGCTGTAACCGATTTGGGAGGAAGGAGATGATCCGCACCATTGAACCGGATTAGAGAGAGAGGCACAGAGAGTGAGGGGGGGGCTTGGAGGCTGAAGCCGCGAGTGAATGAGCCAATAGTTTGGACGGAAGGGTTTGAGAACTATTTATATGTAGGGTTTCCCTGCCACGTTGTGTGGAGTATATTGGGCCCGGGTCGGGTCTAGTTCATCTGCAAATAGTGAAGGAAAAATTTTATTAACACATCTTTAATTTAtgagtttttgtccatttacctcatTTTCTAGAGGTTtatttctcacttaccccattaattttttttttaatttttccttaTCCAAAACACTTTAAGAAAGTTTTTCTtaatagggtttttttttttttttttttagactattttaccctcacccctttattacttagagagagaccataagagacttcgccggagccccgtcaccggccgccggattccgatcaccaatctcggattccggtcaccggcctcTTGATTCCGGCCAATTTTCGCCGGTCACCAATtgccggattccagtcaccatccgccgcccaccggacttttctaaaaaccttgccggagGTCCCTAAAGAGGTCGTTGGAGATTTCATAGGTCGCGAGAAATGTTTattccccccaatagacgtctattgggggcaatagacgtctattaccccctaatagacgtctattaccccccaatagaaaggcaaacctctattgcccccccccccaatagacatttatgTCTCAGGAAttggaactaatcttcctaaaattagacaaataaaactttttttgattaaggaaaaaacgaagatattacatcaattcaaaacatgtattgccccctaatagacgtctattgccccccccccccaataaatgttttattagggcaataaaatcaataaaacttGGGCAT
Protein-coding regions in this window:
- the LOC133715357 gene encoding small ribosomal subunit protein eS25 — encoded protein: MAPKKEKAPPPSSKPAKSGGGKQKKKKWSKGKQKEKVNNMVLFDQATYDKLLSEAPKFKLITPSILSDRLRINGSLARRAIKDLMARGSIRMVSAHASQQIYTRATNT